In the Brettanomyces nanus chromosome 1, complete sequence genome, CTTCATCCAGGAGTAGCACCCCTCATTTGTTGGTCCCTAAGTCTGCCACTCCACCTAAAGGGCCAACTCCGGTCAGTGCTACTGATGAGGcaactgctgctgatgTACCAATCGCTGCATCTATAACCAAGGCTaagccttcttcttcagtgaTAACACCGAGTAAAACTGCTGCTAACCCCGGTAGCATCTCTCACGAGCCGCCTCGTGGTCCTTCGATGAAAGCAACAGATAACTCTCGAGAACTACTACGTTCgagaatagaagaagagaaacgCATAAACCGTATGAGAAGTGCTAAAATGATCCCTCGAGAGCCTAGAGGTACGAGGAGTAATCGAATGCAAAAGTCCCCATTACCTCCCCCTTCGATTCCTCCAGTCAAAAGAGACGAGCAAGCACCTCTCCCACCACCTCCAATGCCTCCTCCTTTGTCCATGCAGCCGTTGGGACCAAGAGAATCAAGAGAACGGGATCGTCAGTATCGTGACCGTCATGATCACCATGACCGTCGTGATTACCACGATCACCGCGATTATCGTGACCAGTCGTCCAGAAAGCGTGCTTCTACTGATGACGACATAGATGATAGAACTAAGCGAGCCAGATACTCGCGTCGCTGAGTATATACTACTAAACCAGAACTGATACAATAATAGATGTTTAAGCTAAAGCCGATAGACGCGACTATCCTTATCTCGTATCACTTCTGAACCGTTAAGATGCTAGTCGCGATAGATATAGGaataaaagaagatgattggTTGTAAATGGAAGATCGCGATCGCGATCACGAAATCGCATGGCACTGAGGCGATCTGGTCTGCTAGGACCAGTTAGAAGGGTGAAGGAATGCAAATCTCGGCACGTAGTCTAGAATTCTGAATCTATGAACTTTTCAGTCTCAGAGGACAAATTTACAATTTTTGGGGCTTTACATCCGAGAGGGAATCAAATCGAGAAACAAAGCAATAAAATTCCCGAAAAAACCCAAGCCGACTGTAACTCCAAATCTGTAGCCTTTATGATGCATTCAAGCTAAGACGGTATCTACTTAATCAGAGTCTGTCTCTCATCTGAAAGTATAATACATTGTATAATCTGTGCTCGGCTTTCTCGACTTTTTCGATTTCCTCGATTTCTTCGACATGCCGATTCCGGTAATCTCAACTGAAGCCTGAGATTTTCGCTGATTCTACCGCGAGAACCAGAAGCCGAATACGTGCAGAGCTGTCTTACCATGAATatttctcatcttcctcgTAATACTCCTTGTCTTCTTTTATTGTTCGTGGCTAATATTATCTCATTATTAAATCATGCCTTCATCTGATCCCTCGACTGGGATTGAGGCCAAGGAATTCGAAGAGCCTAAACAACCTGTGCAAAAGCACCCCAGACAGGTCACTACTGGTCCTGTTACAGGCTCTCTTGAGGGCTCTCTTGAGGGCTCTCTCCCGGGTTCCATTTCAGGATCCTTCAAAGCTGCTTCAAGACCTTCCGCTACTCCTATTCCACATCAAGGCATGTCCACTCTCACTAGGCTTATTCATGAACATAAGGTGATGCCTCAGAGTGCTTCTTCCGTGACGGCCGCAACTTCTGGCTCCAATCCTGCATTGTCtttatcttcctcttcagcGGGTATCCAACAAAATGAATACACTAAAACCATCACTACCACTGTTTCTCTTAAAGACATTTCTCcagatgaggaagataaCGGAGATGGTAATGGCTTTGTACACGTCATCAGTGCCAATGCTAATACTACTGATGATGAGGCCGATGTCGATGACGAGTTGACCTACGATCCACGCATAACACCTCAGAATGATCGCAGAAAGAGTACCATCACGCGGGTTACCAGTGGAAATGGTGCCAATAATATTGGTGGAATCTCTCCAACCATCAATTACCATGCTATACCTGTCAGAGTGAACACTAATTTCACTTCGGATAACCCAGCTGTGGAGGCAAGGACCCCGGGAGGAATCTCGTCCCACACTGGTAGCTATTATCCACGGCAATCTCCTGGTTCTGTTTCATCCCTGCGCAGAGCTGGCTCCTATTTATCTGGATCCTACACTTCTCTTTCGAATATGATTCCTTACTCTGCACCTGGTACCAAAAACGAACATTTGAGCTCCTCGATCTCTTCCATAAGTAACTTTCTCATGCCTTCTAATGGCCAGATCATAACAGGTAATCATATCTCGTCTCCCACTGTGACCTCGCCCACCCAACTCGATGCTAGATTCATTGTCTCCAAAcagaagatccagaaaaCTCAGGTGATTCCTTCAAAATCCAGCAGTTCTTtagccaacttcttttcgaGGTCTCGCCGTGGTACCGTAAACAATTTTGATCAATCAATGCCCTCTTCTCCTTCGGCAAATCACCTTCATACTTACGATGTGTCACATTCTCCATCCTCTTCGCAATCCAGTACAGAAAGTAACAACAGCGCTTTAACGACTCGTCATTCATCCATGGCAGATTTGCGCCATTTCTTTAAAAAGTCATTGTCCTTTAACGCCAGCTCTCCTCTGTCAACTTCCCCTTCTTCACCGCACGTCTCAAAGTTGAGTGCCGGGTTAGTGGCACAACGTCAGATGAGTATATCGGGTCAGCATATTTCAGCACAGAACAATTCTCCAGTGTCTCAATCTCCTCACTCGTTGCATATGAGATCCAACTTTTTTCTGGAACAACCTCCTCAGCCTTCCCCTGCTTATAGTCCCTCTTATAGAGCATCCCCTCAGGACGATATTGGCACCTCTTTAACAGCTTATCAACAATCGCCTGGTGGTAACCCCATCGGTGTTACTGCACTTCCAAGTTCCTTAGGCTCCTCTATTACCTCGGGTCTCACTGCATCTGCATCTACCTCCGCCACAGGCCTATCATCTTATCAGGTATCTGTAGGCGGTAATATGACCCCCGAGATTCCTTTCAATAAGAGATACACTAAATTTGGTGATAATTTGGGTCAAGGAGCTGGTGGTATGGTGAAGTTGGTCAAACGAGTTAGGGACGGAAAAGTGTTTGCTGTAAAGGAGTTTCGCTCGAGATTTCCTCATGAAGGCAAAAGGGACTACACAAAGAAGATCACCAGCGAATATTGCATTGGTTCTACATTAAAGCATCCAAACGTTATTGAGACTATTGAAATTGCATATGAGAGTGATCACATGTATCAGGTGATGGAGTACTGTGATTATGATCTCTTTGCTATCGTCATGTCCTCCAAGATGAGCACTGATGAAATTAATTGTTGCTTCAAACAGATACTCAACGGTGTCCGGTACATCCACTCTATTGGTTTGGCTCACAGAGATCTCAAATTGGATAACTGTGTTGTTAGTAAGGAAGGTATAGTAAAGATCATCGACTTTGGTTCTTCCGTGGTGTTCCAGTATCCACTGTCCCAAAATCTTGTGGAGGCCTCTGGAATAGTTGGATCTGATCCCTATCTAGCCCCCGAGGTGTGCGTGTTCTCGAAGTATGATCCAAGACCAGTAGATATCTGGTCATGTGCTATCATTTATTGCTGTATGGTGCTCAAAAAGTTCCCATGGAAAGTTCCAAAGCTTAGTGATAGCAGCTTTAAGATGTTTGCGTCAAGAGAGCCTGGTGTTACGTTTGGGGAGCTTTTGAAGAGGgttcctcctcctccttcttatGATGAgttagaagaagatgccGAGATAATCGACGCCAAATCCGCTTCTACTATATCGGATACTGACATAGTGCACCAGAGATCGAAACTGAATGCGTATGCAGAGCCCGTagtttcaaagaaatcttcAGAAGGCTCTGATTGTTCACCTACTTCAATCAAGGATCAATCACCCAGCGATAATGATTCCAATgatactgctgctgccaaGCATACCTCCAATGTGATGGGAGAAGATAGGTTACTTGATGCGCTGCCTGAGGAAGTTCGTCCGTTGATTGGAAAGATGGTTCAACTTGCACCGGCCTGCAGAGTATCTATAGACGACTGTTTCAATGACTCCTGGTTCAGTCAAGTGGAGACTTGCCGTGTGGTTGACGAGAATGGAGAGGACTCATGTGATGGTGAGCTAATGACTGCCAGAAACCATACGCACACACAGGTTGACCAGAGTGTTGCACATATTGCTGCTTTAGAGAGAAACCGGCgtaaaaataaaaaataaagcaATTGTAACGTGTACTTTTTGCTAGATGTATTCCAATATAATGTTTGTCTGTTAATCTAAATCCTTTAATTAATGCGATCTCGCTCGATCTGtgaaaatagagaaaaaattttatgGGTTGAGAAGCTtaaaagagagaaagcaTTTCTGCAATGGGTAGACTCTCTCTTGTAATTAGCAGTACTTGAATAATTACCATGCCTGCTCTCACTGACGTTCCAATCAAACTTATTATAGGTGCCGGTAAGGCAGCGCCTACTCCTCCTGTGGGTCCTGCTCTTGGCTCTAAGGGAGTAAAAGCCATTGATTTCTGCCGAGAGTTCAATGCTAGAACTGCACACTATAAGCCTGAGGTTCCTATTCCAGTGAAGGTTAATGTTCATCCGGATAGAACTTTCAATTTTAGTATAAAATCGCCTACTACCTcatggcttcttcttcaagcatcCGAGAAACAGAAGGGTTCTGACAGTCTGGGAAAAGGTCGTTTCGAAAAGCAAGGGTACCTCTCAGAGCTCAGTTTGAAGCACATCTACGAGGTTGCCAAAATTAAGAAAACTGATGCTGCCCACTCCGACATGCCTCTCAAGGATATATGTAAAGGTGTCATCAGTACTGCTAGGGCTCTAGGTATTAAGGTGGTGCCATAAGGTATGTAAGACACAGTTAATGATTATCATGTAAATACAATGCAATATAGTATATGTGTATATATCTATACTTCAACGGCGACGATTACGCTTTCTTCTAGTTTTCTGACTCAGTGCGGTCGAGTCGGAAACATCTGCTTCCacttttctctttctgttgttgTCTTTGTCGTCAGCGTCGTTAGTgtcgtcatcgtcgtcagCGTCGCCCTCTTTATCTATCTTGACGCTCTTATGCGTTAGTCTACTATAAAATAGCACGTAAGCGCTTGGATCGCTTAACGCTTCCGCTGGTTTAATCCTGTTCacatattcatcatcgtAGGTGGCCCACGTGCCATCCGGTTGACGGCAGTGCGCAATGTAGTGCCCTGAGGAAACAGATCTACCCTGATGTAGGATGACAGCAATCAATTTGTACCTCGTCGGTGTTTTCATAGATGTGGTGTACTCCGAAAGGTCCAACACCTCAGGATAGGCGACCTTGGCCTTGACTTTCATCGACGAGGTGCCGTTAAACCTGAAACGCTTAAGATGGATGGCTAAAGTTTCTGGTGCTCGTTCAATTGTGGACACCTTGACTGCTGCTGTAGTCTTCTTACAGTTTTCACACACGTATCCACTTCGATCACGTTTGTCCGTTCGGAGCATTtctggagaaaagaagtatTTGATAGAGTTTTCGATAAAGTAAACAGAAGATGGTTCTGCGCCATGTCCAGGGTGTTGTCGATTATCAGACGGCTTTGAATCTGCGGCCTGTGATGAATTTTGGTCGTTACCCTCAACAGATTGAGATTTCTGTTTCTCctcttgttgttgtggtGTAGTCTCCTTGGAACTCTGTCTAGATTCTTCTTGCTGGATTTTGTTCTCCTCTTTAGCAAGCAGGATTCTCTGCCTCAACAACTCAGACAGTTGCGTCTTGGCAGTTTTTCCTGTATCATCATTGGCTCCGATCTGTTTCCGTAGCTGTGACATTTGTTGGACACTTAGCAGATTACTGGCTCGACGtcttttattttcaagACCAAGAGAGAGATCATAGAACTCCTGTTGGGTTGTAGAAATGTGGCCACAGTTTCGACAAGTCACAGTCTGATTAAGAAGGCCTCCAAAGATATCGTAGATAATGCTTTTATTAAGCTTGACGCCTTTAGGAGTGGATTCCTCTTGCAATCTCGACATAAGAGACATAAAATATTCATGGGAATCCTCCTGTTGCCATTCCGACATCGTGCAGTTGATGTCGCTCAACTTTCGAATGAGTTTCTTTGGATTAATATAGAGAACCTTTCGATTACCCTTTCTGTCCATTTGGCACATTTTGCATACGGTGTCAGCGAGAACCCTCGTCACTGAGTTTGGTTTGATTACATCAGTGTGCTTATCATAATGAACTTCAACGAGATAATGCATTAATGCAGGAATGTGACACATAGCTTGCACTGCAGAATTCATGTAGCACGTGACACCATGATTAAGGAGACCTACACTTGGAGGACGATCTTTGAATTCCCTCCATGACTTGTACAACCGATTGCAACCGTTTGATCCTCGGTCTTCGTCCTCTTCGTTGAGGTCATAAAATTGATCTGAAGGAATTCTTGCCTGTAGTGATATGCTTTTTGccaaatcatcttcaggtGATGTAGGAGGGGTCTCTTTAGATTTGAGaatttcatcatcgttCAAGCCAGCATCGTCGTTGTAAttaccttcttcttcctcttcttcttctttttcctttccctctatctcttcattctcGTCATCGCTGTCACTATCTGCGTAAATATCTTTCTTGAGGTCACTTTTCAAACGGTCcgtatcttcttcttcttcttcttcttcttcttcggagTCCCCACTCAGATTCCCAttgttctcttcatcttctgactcttctgtatcttcaTCAGCAGTTTGAAAATCTTCGTCGCTCtctgaatcatcatcttcttcctcttccttgCTTTcaatcaccttcttttgctcctccttctttcgTTTAGCGTCTCTTTTAACATCCTTTCTCTCCCTCTTAGATAAAAACTTTCGTCCTGTATATTGTGCAACAGCCTCTGCAACAGATTTAGGCCTTGTCATACTACCTTTGTTTTCACGCGGATTGTCAATTtgtgcttctttttcctgGTGTATAGGCGTAGATGTATTGAACGTAACGTAGGATGACGGTTTGATGTTCACAGTGTCTGGATATTGTGCAGCTTTGAATGTAAGCGGCACGGAAAGTAACTTGTCGATCAGAGGAGAAAGGTacgtttcttttccctGCTTTGTCTTTGGTGTTGACATACGAGTATTGCGCGGGTCAAAATGATATGTATAGCGATAGGATTATATCTCGATCTGCCTTTAGATAGACTATTTTATTGTCCccgttcttcttctcagcGCTTGTTTTTTTGCAATATCCTAGTACTTATACCGAATCAAGTATAAAAATTAAAAGATGGCACGATAGATAATCCTTAGTGGTTTACCGATTTGCCCTATTGATATACAATAAAAACACGTAAAGCATaggcaaaaaaaatatcaaaaaaattagaaaaaaattcgagagataaaagaaaaaataaaaaaacCTAAAAAATTGCGAGCCGCCTTAAGGAGATTTGGTAATGCCGACTTTGGTGCGTTCGGTTCTTTTtatgcttttcttcttccagcgtgaaaaatttttagtATGGGAACGGCTGTAGAAATCCACTGTAAAGGCCGAGGAAACGGTTCTGCGATGCAGTACTGAACGGTGAGCGAACAGTAACTGAACGGTGACTGAACAGTGACTGAACAGTGACATGATTACACTCAACACTACAGCTTAGGTAAGGAAAGATTGGTTGCTTGAATATTTATGgtaatcttctttttaggTTGGCTTTGGTGAACTAAATAGTTATAAACTAGATTGTCTTTTGTGCATCCCTGCACCATTTTTATATACGCTGATCTGTGAATATCAATCATAATAGCTTCCTCGGTCTCGCTCGGCCTCTGCTAGAACTGCTTATCCATTTCTCAAGATCGACCTAGAATGGCAATCCAATTCATAGTATGTTTGAATCGACAGGGAAGCGTTCGACTCAGTAAATGGTATGTACCGATTTCAAACCAACAACAGCTACAGACAATACGCAAAGTGCATAAACTCATCTCATCCCGAGACCATAGAAAGCAGTCGAATTTCGTACAGTTTGAGAACCACAAACTGGTGTACAGACGTTACAACGGTCTCTTTTTTGTATTATCAATCGGCTCCCAGGATAACGAACTAAGCTACTTAGAAGTGATTCCTCTTTTTGTAGAGGTATTGGACAATTACTTTGATGACGTGTGCGAGATGGACCTTATCTTTAACTTCCATAAGGTCTATGCAGTTTTGGGCGAGATTATCTTGGGAGGCGAATTACAAGAGACTAATAAGGAAGTGATACTTAGCAGGTTAAATAGTATGGATAAGCTATAATATAAgcaacatcttcttgaggAAATAGAAAAACAGTTAAGTTAGACTTGTACATATGTGCAAAAGGCAACATCATGAAGGAACTCAAAAGgtaatgaaaagaaaaaaaacataaagaaaacagagagTGTAATGTCAGTTagttttcttcatttcattTTAAACAACTTCAATGTGTAATAATCTTTGAGGGTGCATATAAAGCACCAAAAAAACTCAAGCCATTTAAGAGGAAGGAGCTTCTCTGTAGGAGATGCAAGCCTCCTCGTCCAGAGCAGAGACAATGGTAACGACAATTTCcttaccatcatcaaagtcGGCCTGTAGTTTGTCTCCCAAATCTCCCTCCGGGGCCTTAACATCTTGCTTAGTCTCACCAGAGTCAGTCATCATGTTCAAGTAACCATCATCGATGTCTAACAACTCAAGTTCGGTTCTCTTAACGAAAGGAACCTCAACGTTATGAGTAGATGGAGACAAATCCTCGTACTTTCTTTGAGTGAAAATATCTAAACCAACCAAATGGACCTTAGCGTGACCATGCTTACCAGTTTTAGAGGTAGACATGCCAACAACCTTGCATGGTCTGCCCTTGATAACAACGAAACCGCCCTTTCTCAAGGCGGAACACTGCAGAGGGTATGTCAAAGAGGAGCCAGCGTCGGCAACCTCAAAGTTGTGCTATATAATTGTTAGTATGCCGCGATTGAGAACAATATATGAGAGAACAATgcgagaaaaaaaaactatTTGGTCGTCTGTgtccaaaaaaaaattttcttctcattagCTGAGTGAACGAGTTCAATGTGACCGCGCAAGGCGAATCAATTGAGAAGGTTCACCGCGAGACGAATGGGAGGGGGGGCCggaaggagaaagaggttgaaaaaaaaatcctATCGATCGACAACAGAGGCCACCAAAAACAGAGGGGGGAGAGGAGGGGGGGAGGCAAAAAGATTATGTCGACATGAATTGTTGGTCAATTATGGATAATACGGGACCATATAAATTCTTGTGTACTAAGACCTTTGCAAAAAGTAATGATGTTGACAAACGTAAATAATGTGCTGTCCTAAAACAAACCAAGTATTAACTAAGGCCAGCCCTTCTTAATATGGCAGTACCCTCCAGTTTCAGTCTCTTCCGATACCACTCATCGCAATTCCACTGCTATCGCAGTTCTATTGAATAATActtacttcttcttcagtcaTTTTGTACGAATAGATGAATAGTCAGTGCAGTGCTGATAAACAACTACTATGAATATACtaaaaaatcaagaaaaaagagaggTGTATAGAGAGTTAAGAGAGCGAACTGCGtgccaaaaaaaaagttggaAATCTCTCCTGCAGCTCATTGCAGGGGACAAAATAAAccaaggaaagaagaggaaaaaaaaatttcaggtctttttatcttcttGACCGCGCCATCAAGGTCTTGGTGGTGTTGAATTCCTGAAACTTCCTGACACCAGTATTCTTAGGGCTGAAAAAGGATCATTTTGAGATATCGGTCCGTTAGGGATTTTACCTCGTTGCATTAATTCTCTATAATCTTTATAAAGTTGAATCTGTTCACCCAATTTTAAATAACATTACACTTTGTACTTTGAACCAGCAGCTAAGACTCTCAAATCCCCTACTATTTCTTCATTGCTAAGACCCATCGGCTTTGTATAAGCCTTGGTAAACTTAGCtcttatttccttttcatccAGAGTCAGATATTTCACCCTATCACCATCTGCCACACGCGTATCCAGGGAGCTGATCACATTAAgtccattcttcttcaaatttttttgcAATAtggacgatgatgacgaatGATTCATAGGCAAGCTAACTCCGTTTTCTTCGTCGATTGGATAGTATTTAGCGTAAGGATCATTGTGTGGTGAGACAGAGTTATCATCCGGCGAGTTATGACGGCTCGACCTACCATCATACTTCATGAGTTCACACAGATCTGATAAAAGTGACTTGACACGGAAAAACTCGATCAATTCGACGATATCCGATTGGTCTGCTACTTCTGAATACCCGCTTCGCAGAATATACTGCTCGTAGAGTTTGGATTTGTAGTCCgtgaaatcaaaaaagtcAACATCGCTTAACATCGGCGCAAGTTCGTCAGAAATCGGGAACTTTGTCTGCAACTTATCGGTGATAGCCACGCTGCCTCTCATTCTTCTGGATATTCGTGACACCGCCACTGATgccgatgatgatgattctggaGATGATAGCGATGTATTCGTAGTGTTGCGTTTTCCTGCTCCTGATCCTGATCCTGATCCTGACATATTAGGCAACGTCATGTACTGGCTTCTAGC is a window encoding:
- the ANB1 gene encoding translation initiation factor eIF5A (BUSCO:EOG093441A7), which gives rise to MTEEEHNFEVADAGSSLTYPLQCSALRKGGFVVIKGRPCKVVGMSTSKTGKHGHAKVHLVGLDIFTQRKYEDLSPSTHNVEVPFVKRTELELLDIDDGYLNMMTDSGETKQDVKAPEGDLGDKLQADFDDGKEIVVTIVSALDEEACISYREAPSS
- a CDS encoding uncharacterized protein (MEROPS:MER0002652), producing the protein MSTPKTKQGKETYLSPLIDKLLSVPLTFKAAQYPDTVNIKPSSYVTFNTSTPIHQEKEAQIDNPRENKGSMTRPKSVAEAVAQYTGRKFLSKRERKDVKRDAKRKKEEQKKVIESKEEEEDDDSESDEDFQTADEDTEESEDEENNGNLSGDSEEEEEEEEEDTDRLKSDLKKDIYADSDSDDENEEIEGKEKEEEEEEEGNYNDDAGLNDDEILKSKETPPTSPEDDLAKSISLQARIPSDQFYDLNEEDEDRGSNGCNRLYKSWREFKDRPPSVGLLNHGVTCYMNSAVQAMCHIPALMHYLVEVHYDKHTDVIKPNSVTRVLADTVCKMCQMDRKGNRKVLYINPKKLIRKLSDINCTMSEWQQEDSHEYFMSLMSRLQEESTPKGVKLNKSIIYDIFGGLLNQTVTCRNCGHISTTQQEFYDLSLGLENKRRRASNLLSVQQMSQLRKQIGANDDTGKTAKTQLSELLRQRILLAKEENKIQQEESRQSSKETTPQQQEEKQKSQSVEGNDQNSSQAADSKPSDNRQHPGHGAEPSSVYFIENSIKYFFSPEMLRTDKRDRSGYVCENCKKTTAAVKVSTIERAPETLAIHLKRFRFNGTSSMKVKAKVAYPEVLDLSEYTTSMKTPTRYKLIAVILHQGRSVSSGHYIAHCRQPDGTWATYDDEYVNRIKPAEALSDPSAYVLFYSRLTHKSVKIDKEGDADDDDDTNDADDKDNNRKRKVEADVSDSTALSQKTRRKRNRRR
- a CDS encoding uncharacterized protein (EggNog:ENOG41), giving the protein MPSSDPSTGIEAKEFEEPKQPVQKHPRQVTTGPVTGSLEGSLEGSLPGSISGSFKAASRPSATPIPHQGMSTLTRLIHEHKVMPQSASSVTAATSGSNPALSLSSSSAGIQQNEYTKTITTTVSLKDISPDEEDNGDGNGFVHVISANANTTDDEADVDDELTYDPRITPQNDRRKSTITRVTSGNGANNIGGISPTINYHAIPVRVNTNFTSDNPAVEARTPGGISSHTGSYYPRQSPGSVSSLRRAGSYLSGSYTSLSNMIPYSAPGTKNEHLSSSISSISNFLMPSNGQIITGNHISSPTVTSPTQLDARFIVSKQKIQKTQVIPSKSSSSLANFFSRSRRGTVNNFDQSMPSSPSANHLHTYDVSHSPSSSQSSTESNNSALTTRHSSMADLRHFFKKSLSFNASSPLSTSPSSPHVSKLSAGLVAQRQMSISGQHISAQNNSPVSQSPHSLHMRSNFFLEQPPQPSPAYSPSYRASPQDDIGTSLTAYQQSPGGNPIGVTALPSSLGSSITSGLTASASTSATGLSSYQVSVGGNMTPEIPFNKRYTKFGDNLGQGAGGMVKLVKRVRDGKVFAVKEFRSRFPHEGKRDYTKKITSEYCIGSTLKHPNVIETIEIAYESDHMYQVMEYCDYDLFAIVMSSKMSTDEINCCFKQILNGVRYIHSIGLAHRDLKLDNCVVSKEGIVKIIDFGSSVVFQYPLSQNLVEASGIVGSDPYLAPEVCVFSKYDPRPVDIWSCAIIYCCMVLKKFPWKVPKLSDSSFKMFASREPGVTFGELLKRVPPPPSYDELEEDAEIIDAKSASTISDTDIVHQRSKLNAYAEPVVSKKSSEGSDCSPTSIKDQSPSDNDSNDTAAAKHTSNVMGEDRLLDALPEEVRPLIGKMVQLAPACRVSIDDCFNDSWFSQVETCRVVDENGEDSCDGELMTARNHTHTQVDQSVAHIAALERNRRKNKK